CGCCGCCCGCTGAAACGCCGTCTCCACACCGTCGGCCGCCGCCTTCTCAAGCATCTGGACCGTCGCTTCACACATCGAAAAATCACGGAAATTGTACTGCTTCGCCTTCTTCTCTTCAGCCATGATCGCACCTCTTCTCCCCCTTCGTGGGGGCGATGATTCTCCGGTTGCCAGGATGACTCGCACTTCCGTGCCTTCCGGGAACGTCCTAAACCATTTGCGCGATGAAGCCCTTGACTAGCTTCACCGCATCGGGATGGCGCATCACCAGCACGTCGGAACCAGCCAAAAGAAGGACGACAGCCGTCAGGGCTTCCATCATCACGCCGCGCTTCTTCGGATCCCCCAGGTCCGGGGCTTCGTCGGCCGTCAGGTTGGCTTCCTTGCTCTTCCAGACTTCGTTGCCCATATTGTTGATCATCGGCTGCTGCAGCTTCTCGTCCTGCTGCGTGAGGGCCGCTTGCATGATTCTTTCCATGACCGAATAGCTGTATTCGAGCCCGTAGCCCAGTCCGCCCGTGGTCGGATCAATGATGATGTTTTCCGGCTTGACGCCCAGGTTCCCGAGCAGGATGTTCAGCTGCTTGGCCAGGTTGACATCAATGGGCGACGAAGCAACCACTGTATGTCCATATCCCAGACACGCTGCACCGATCTGCTTGTAATCCCCCTCTTCTACGGGCGACAGGGCCAGGTGCTTTCCGGCACATGCTTCCGCCACGGCCCGCATTACTTCCGTGTCCTTTTCGTGGTTGGCCGTCCCCCAAACAACGACCGGAACGTCGACGCTATCGACCACCTTCTTCACCACCGCGGCGACTTCCTGAGCCGGCTTGTTGTCGGCGTTGGGATCCGCGCTCTTGGTTTGAATCACGATGATTTCAGCACCGTAGTCGTCGATGCACTTCTTCGCCCAAGCTACCGGATCGGCAAGCACATCCTGGAACGGCTCTTTGGCGGCATCAGACCACTCCGCCGAAGGATCCTTGTCCCAGATTTCCATGGCGACCCTAGGGGGATGCGGCATCTCTCCCTCAAAGGTGTAAAAAGGAAAAGCGCTGCGCCCACCCACGGTGACCGCTTTGTCACCCAACCCAAGGGTGACCTTCCGAATGCTCCCTGTGTATTTTTGTTTGATCAGTTCAAAAGCCAAG
This is a stretch of genomic DNA from Desulfoglaeba alkanexedens ALDC. It encodes these proteins:
- a CDS encoding acetyl-CoA decarbonylase/synthase complex subunit delta, which codes for MAFELIKQKYTGSIRKVTLGLGDKAVTVGGRSAFPFYTFEGEMPHPPRVAMEIWDKDPSAEWSDAAKEPFQDVLADPVAWAKKCIDDYGAEIIVIQTKSADPNADNKPAQEVAAVVKKVVDSVDVPVVVWGTANHEKDTEVMRAVAEACAGKHLALSPVEEGDYKQIGAACLGYGHTVVASSPIDVNLAKQLNILLGNLGVKPENIIIDPTTGGLGYGLEYSYSVMERIMQAALTQQDEKLQQPMINNMGNEVWKSKEANLTADEAPDLGDPKKRGVMMEALTAVVLLLAGSDVLVMRHPDAVKLVKGFIAQMV